In Cicer arietinum cultivar CDC Frontier isolate Library 1 chromosome 7, Cicar.CDCFrontier_v2.0, whole genome shotgun sequence, a single window of DNA contains:
- the LOC101503573 gene encoding hydroquinone glucosyltransferase-like — MEARTHIALVTIPVISHQVSILEFAKTLVNLYKNIFHVTCIIPTISNSLSISSKPFFDTLPSNIQCIYLPPTNFEDIIRNEVVLESQVQISVTRSMPLVRETLRSIISTSSNNMVALIVDAFAHEAHEFAKELNILSYTYFPCSAMVLSMCLYSSKLDETITCEYKDHPQPIEIPGCISVNGTDLPDSVQERTNVAYKLFLHRSKQLRLADGIIINTFLEMESKALKAISQNGILYGTTPNVYPIGPIIQTRTTIQKNKSKCLLWLDNQPPNSVLFISFGSGGTLSQDQINELALGLEFSNYKFLWVNVKPPNNKATATYLSNEEVDPLHFLPLGFLQRTRGQGLVMCDWAPQVEVLKHNAVGAFLTHCGWNSILESIMHGVSMIAWPLFAEQRSNAALVTNSLKIALRAKCNSKGIVEKEEVANLIKGVMEGLESEEIRRRVKKLQKFANCAMMEDGSSMKTLSMLALKWMGLGRPIEN, encoded by the exons ATGGAAGCAAGAACTCACATAGCCCTAGTCACTATCCCTGTCATTAGCCATCAAGTTTCAATTCTCGAGTTTGCTAAAACATTAGTTAATCTTTACAAAAACATTTTCCATGTCACATGCATCATTCCCACAATTAGTAATTCTCTTTCCATATCTTCCAAACCCTTCTTTGATACCCTCCCTTCTAACATACAATGCATTTACCTTCCTCCAACTAACTTTGAGGATATAATAAGGAATGAGGTTGTGCTTGAATCTCAAGTTCAAATATCGGTTACTAGATCTATGCCTTTAGTGCGTGAAACCTTAAGGTCAATAATTAGTACTAGCTCAAATAATATGGTTGCTCTAATTGTTGATGCATTTGCACATGAAGCACATGAATTTGCTAAGGAATTGAACATCTTATCCTACACATATTTTCCATGTTCGGCAATGGTATTATCAATGTGCCTATACTCCTCAAAGTTGGATGAAACAATTACTTGTGAGTACAAAGATCATCCCCAACCAATAGAGATTCCAG GTTGCATATCTGTCAATGGCACAGATCTCCCAGACAGTGTTCAAGAGAGaaccaatgtagcttacaaattATTTCTTCACCGCTCCAAACAACTTCGTCTAGCTGATGGCATCATTATCAATACCTTCCTTGAAATGGAATCAAAAGCATTAAAAGCAATATCCCAAAATGGTATACTATATGGTACCACCCCTAATGTGTATCCAATTGGGCCCATCATACAAACAAGGACCACAATTCAAAAAAACAAGTCCAAATGTTTACTATGGTTAGATAACCAACCACCTAACTCAGTTCTCTTCATTTCATTTGGAAGTGGTGGCACACTTTCACAAGACCAAATAAATGAACTTGCTTTGGGATTGGAATTTAgtaactataaatttttatggGTTAATGTGAAACCACCAAATAATAAAGCCACTGCTACTTACCTAAGTAATGAAGAAGTGGACCCATTACATTTTTTACCTTTGGGCTTTTTACAAAGAACAAGAGGACAAGGTCTTGTTATGTGTGATTGGGCCCCACAAGTTGAAGTCCTTAAGCACAATGCAGTTGGTGCATTTTTAACTCATTGTGGTTGGAATTCAATTTTGGAGAGTATTATGCATGGAGTGTCAATGATAGCTTGGCCATTATTTGCTGAACAAAGAAGCAATGCTGCATTGGTAACTAATAGCCTCAAAATTGCTTTGAGAGCAAAATGTAATAGCAAAGGCATAGTAGAAAAGGAGGAAGTTGCTAATCTCATAAAGGGTGTGATGGAGGGTTTGGAGAGTGAAGAAATTAGAAGAAGAGTGAAAAAACTACAAAAGTTTGCTAATTGTGCTATGATGGAAGATGGGTCATCCATGAAGACGTTATCTATGTTGGCACTCAAATGGATGGGCTTGGGAAGGCCCATAGAAAATTAA
- the LOC101503256 gene encoding dnaJ protein homolog 2-like, protein MFGRGPRKSDNTKYYDILGVAKNASEDEIKKAYRKAAMKNHPDKGGDPEKFKELGQAYEVLSDPEKKEMYDQYGEDALKEGMGGGSSFHNPFDIFESFFGGAGFGGGGPSRGRRQKQGEDVVHSLKVSLEDVYNGTTKKLSLSRNVLCPKCKGKGSKSGTAGRCFGCQGTGMKITRRQIGLGMIQQMQHVCPECKGTGEVISERDRCPQCKGNKITQEKKVLEVHVEKGMQQGQKIVFEGQADEAPDTITGDIVFVLQVKGHPKFRREHDDLYIDHNLSLTEALCGFQFTVTHLDGRQLLVKSNPGEVIKPGQHKAINDEGMPQHNRPFMRGRLYIKFSVDFPDSGFLPPSQSQALEKILPQKTSKKLSQKELDNCEETTLHDVNIAEEMSRKKQQYSEAYDDDDDEDGESSMPRVQCAQQ, encoded by the exons ATGTTTGGGCGTGGACCAAGGAAGAGTGATAACACTAAATATTATGATATTCTCGGTGTTGCAAAAAATGCCAGTGAAGATGAAATCAAGAAAGCCTATAGAAAGGCAGCAATGAAGAACCATCCGGACAAGGGTGGGGATCCTGAGAAG TTCAAGGAGTTGGGTCAAGCATATGAAGTGTTAAGTGATcctgaaaagaaagaaatgtATGATCAATATGGTGAAGATGCCCTTAAAGAAGGAATGGGAGGAGGAAGTTCATTTCATAATCCATTTGATATATTTGAATCATTCTTTGGTGGAGCAGGCTTTGGTG GTGGCGGTCCTTCACGGGGAAGAAGACAGAAGCAAGGAGAAGATGTGGTGCATTCTTTGAAGGTTTCCTTGGAGGATGTTTACAATGGCACTACAAAGAAACTATCTCTTTCTAGAAATGTGCTGTGCCCAAAATGTAAAGG gAAGGGTTCGAAAAGTGGAACAGCTGGAAGGTGTTTTGGATGCCAGGGCACAGGTATGAAGATTACCAGAAGGCAAATTGGACTGGGCATGATTCAGCAAATGCAACACGTCTGTCCTGAATGCAAAGGAACTG GTGAGGTCATTAGTGAGAGAGATAGATGCCCTCAATGCAAGGGAAACAAGATTACCCAAGAAAAGAAGGTGCTTGAGGTGCATGTGGAGAAGGGTATGCAGCAGGGTCAAAAGATTGTATTTGAAGGACAAGCTGATGAAGCT CCTGACACAATCACAGGAGACATAGTTTTTGTCTTACAAGTAAAAGGGCATCCGAAGTTCAGGAGGGAGCATGATGACCTCTATATTGATCACAATCTGAGCTTAACTGAGGCTCTATGTGGCTTCCAGTTTACTGTCACACATCTTGATGGGAGGCAACTATTGGTCAAATCAAACCCTGGGGAAGTCATCAAGCCAG GTCAACATAAAGCTATAAATGATGAGGGGATGCCACAACACAATAGGCCTTTCATGAGGGGACGTCTTTACATAAAGTTTAGTGTTGATTTCCCAGACTCAGGTTTTCTTCCCCCTAGCCAAAGCCAGGCATTAGAAAAGATATTACCTCAAAAGACCAGCAAGAAATTGTCGCAAAAAGAGCTAGATAATTGTGAGGAGACCACCTTGCATGATGTCAATATTGCGGAGGAGATGAGTCGAAAGAAGCAACAATACAGTGAGGCATATGATGACGATGACGATGAGGACGGTGAGTCATCGATGCCTCGGGTACAGTGTGCTCAACAGTAG